CCGGTCGGGGTCGCCGCGGCGCTGGAGCGGATGGGCCACACCGTCGAGGTGGTCGCCGAGGACATCTCCACGCTGCACTTCGCCAACCCGTCCGTGATCACCGCCTTCGAGCCGGGGACCCTCCGCGCCGGCGTGAACCCGTTCAGCACCACCACGGCGGTCGGCGTGTGAGCGGCTTGCGGGTGGTCGTGCTGCGCCCGGCGGTCTTCGACCCCCTCAACTCCTGGGGGAACGAGGAGTGCGTCGGCGCGGTGGTCGACGCGCTGACCCGGTCCGGCGTACCGGCGGAGTGCCGGACCGTGGAAGACCTCCGGGAACTGGACGCCCACCGCGGTCGCCCCGGGTTGCTGGCCTTCCCCAACGCCCGGCGCCTCGACGGCTCGGAGTCGTTGATCGAGGCGTTGGCGCGGCGCCGGATCCCCTTCGTCGGCTCCAGCGGCCCCGGCATGGCGGTCGAGGACAAGTCGTACCTGAAGCGGAGGCTGGCCGCGGCCGGCATCCCGACCCCGCACGGCACCGTCTTCGACGGGGACCGGGCCGTGGAAGCGAGCACCGACGGCCTCCGGTTCCCGTTGGTGGTCAAGCCGGTGCGAGGTGCGGAGAGCGTGGGTGTCGCGAAGCACGAGGACGTGGCATCGCTGCGCACCGCACTCGGTCGGCCCGGCCGGTTCCTGATCGAGGAGTGGCACCGGCACCGGGAGTTCACCGTCGCGGTGGTGGGGAACGGTTCCGCGCTCGTCGCCGCCCCGGCCGAGATAGTCCTCCCGGCCGGCAAGGACATCCTCGACTCGGACACCAAAGCGCACCGCATAACCTCCACGCTGGTCCGGGCCGACAGCCGTTCGGCGACCGGGGCGGCGGGAGTCGCGCTCCGGGCGTTCGACGTGCTCGGCCTGCGGGACTGGGCGAGGATCGACGTCGTCGTGGACGACGACGGAACCCCCTACGTGATCGACGTCAACACCATGCCCGGACTGCGGCGCGAGATCGGCCACCCGAGTTACTTCCCCCGTTGCCTGGCTTTCTCCCGAGGTCTCGACTACGACGAGTCGGTGCGCGCCTTGATCGCCGCCTCCGCCTTGCGGCACGGCCTTGAGGTGACGCCCGTTCTGCGGGCGGCGCACTCGAAGGCCATGGGGCGGTGAACGCCACCCGGCCGCACCGCCCCGGCTTCCGCACGCGTGCGGAGAGGTGGCCACCACCACCGGATGAACCTCCGACTCCGGCCGAACCCACCAGCCCGCTCCGGGCGCGGGTGCGGAACAATCGCCGCGTGGGCCCCACAGTCTTCGTCGCGCTGGCGGACCTCCTCGCCAACCCGAGCGCACGTGCCGCCCTGGAGCGGCAGTTCCCGCGGATCGTCGTCGCGACCGAGCGCGTGCGCGCGCTCGACGAGCTCACGGACCTCGGGGCATCGGTGGACGCGGTCATCGTCGGGGTGCGCGAACGGGTCGACGCGGCGCTGCTCGACGAACTCCCGAACCTCAGGGTCCTCGGCTCGGTCAGCGTCGGCACCGACCACCTCGACCGGCCGGCCCTGGACGGGCGGGGGGTGCGCGTGGTCACCACCCCGGGCGTCAACGCCGTCTCCGTCGCCGAGCACGCGCTCGCCATGATCCTCGGCCTGGCCAAGCGGATCGTGCCCGCCCACGCCGCGGTGCTGTCGGGCGAGGACCGCGCCGGCCTGGCCTCGCCGCCGGTGGAGGTCCGCGGGCTGCGGGTCGGCGTGCTGGGGGCCGGGGCGACCGCCGGTGCCCTGGTCCCCCTGCTGAAGGCCCTGGGGACCGAGGTGCTGAGCTGGACCAGGGACCCGGCGAAGCACCCCGGGCTCGCCTGCGCCGACCTCGCCACGATCTTCCGGCGCAGTGACGTGGTCAGCGTCAACCTGCCGCTGACGCCCGAGACCCGCGGGCTGGTGGGCTACGACCTGCTCTCCGCGCTCCCGCGGGGGGCCATCGTGGTCAACGTCGCGCGCAAGGAGATCGTCGACCGCGCCGGCCTGGCCCGGGTGCTGGCCGAGCGGCAGGACCTGCGGTTCGCGGTGGACGACTTCGAGCTGGCCGCCGACGGCACCGTCGAACTGGTCGGCGAACGGGGGTTGTGGAGCCCGCACGTGGCCGGGGTGACGGTGCAGGCCCTCGCGGCGATGCAGGACGCGGTGGCGACGGGGGTGGCGGAAGCGATGGCCGGCTGAACACCCAGCGAATCGAGTGGCGCCCATGGAGATCCTGAACGACATCGACGCGGTCCTCGGCATGTTCGGGTTCGCCATAACACTGGTCACGCTGCTCAAGGTGCAGTCCGTGCGCCGGATCCAGCGCGAGGAGCGCGATCTGCTGCGCAAGCTGTACGGCACCGAATCGCTGGCGAACCACCTGCGGTCGGCGGCGACGTTCCTGCGCAAGGACCAGGACAACGAGGCCAGGGTGCTCGCCGAGGAGCTGGTGCGGCTGTGCGGGCAGATCGAGGGGATCGGTCGTGCCCTGGACACCATGACGCGGGTGACCCGGGCGGCGAACGCGTCGCTGGTGGTCGACCGCGGTTACTTCACGCCGGTGTTCCTGCGCCGGGCCGTCGACGACGCGCGGCGCAACATCGACTTCCTCATCTACCGCAACCTGCAGTTCACCAACGTGGACCTGCTGGAGTCCATGGAGTACGCGGCGAAGCGCGGTGTGCGGATACGCATCCTGGCGCTGTCGTCGCGAGCCGACGACTCCGTGCTCGAACAGGCGTCCATGGTCCTGCCGTGGCCGCAGGCGGACGCCAAGACCCTGCGGCGGCAGTTGGCCGAGTCGGAGGAGAGGATCCGCGGCATCGTCGCGGGCTGGAGCGAGCCGGCCCGCGCGAAGTTCGAGTACCGGGGGTACTCGGTCGCGCCGAACGTCCACTTCGTGCGGGTGGACGGGGTGCTCCGGCAGGGGTTCATCGGGACGTTCTCCGCGGCACAGCCGGCACGGCTGGAGGACCGGCCCTACCTGGAGGTGTCCGCGGCCGGCGAACCGGGCGTGACCCTGTCCCGCCACTTCGACCAGCTGTGGGAGCGGAGTGCCGCGCGGAACTAGGAGCTGTTCGGGGGTTCGGACCACGGGGTTGAGGCCCGGGTTCTCACCCCCGTGACCGCTCCTCGCGGATGTGGTCCGGCCTCGCCGTGTCCGGCCTTCTCCGGGACCACCGCCGTGATCCGGCGGCGACGCGGGTGAGCCCGGTCGGCCTTGGCGGGGTACGCCTTGTCCGCGGCCACCGCGACGGGCAGCCCGCCCGCGTCGACCGCGGCGTGGATCCTGCCGCTCAGCCCGTCCCGGGACAGGCCCGGCCGCCGTCGCCCGCGCCTCCCCGGCGGTCGAACAGCTCCTGGTGGCCCGGCGCAGGCGGCCGATCCGGGCCCGTCCGGTCGAAAGCGGACGCCCGAGGGGTGTGAACGGCCCCACGCGACAGCGTCGCCGCTGGTCGCGGCCTGCTGCCGGTGCCCGCCGGCGGGAGGGGGCGGTTCCGTGCACGAGCCGGCGTTGCGGCAAGCGGAGTATTCCACTGCGGTGACGGGATCGTTACAGTCGGTTTCTGGGAACGCTCCCAGAAACGACAACGAAGGGGTTGTTGTGCGAAATCTGCTGGCGGCGGTCGCCGCTGTCGTCTCCGTAGCCGGGTTGGTGGTGATCGGCGGGAACAGCTCCGCGGGAGCGGCACCCGTCTGCGCCGTGGACTACAAGCTCAACCAGTGGTCCAACGGCTTCACCGCCAACGTGACCGTGACCAACCAGTCCGCTCCGGTCACCTCGTGGCAGCTCACCTGGACCTTCCCGGGCAACCAGGCGGTCACCTCCGGGTGGAGCGCCGACGTGAAGCAGTCCGGCACCCGCGTCACCGCCTCCAACATGCCGTGGAACGGGTCGCTGGGCACGGGCGCGAGCGTCCAGTTCGGCTTCCAGGCCAACTACAGCGGCACGAACGCGGTGCCGACCGACTTCGCGTTCAACGGTGTCTCGTGCAACGGGGACTCGCCCACCACGACCACCACCACGACGACGTCGACCAGCACCTCCACGTCCACGTCCACGTCGACCACGACCACCACGACGACGACCACGACCACCACGGACCAGCAGCCCCAGGACTGCACCTCGGCCGCGATCTGCGACGGCTTCGAGCAGCAGTCCGGCACGCCGTCCGGCCGCTGGACCGTCGGCGCGGCCAACTGCACCGGCCAGGGCCGGGTCAGCATCGACAGCGGCGTGGCCCGCAGCGGGTCGAAGTCGGTGCGGGTGGACGGCGCGTCCGGCTACTGCAACCACATCTTCTTCGGCACCGCCCTGCCCACCTCCGGCACCGTGCACGGCCGCTTCTACGTCCGCCACACCACGGCCCTGCCGACGTCGCACGTGACGTTCATGGCCATGAAGGACACCGCCGACAACGGCCGTGACCTGCGCATGGGCGGCCAGAACTCGGCGCTGCAGTGGAACCGCGAGTCCGACGACGCCACCCTGCCCGCGCAGAGCCCGCAGGGCGTGGCGCAGAGCAAGCCGCTGCCCACCGGCCAGTGGAACTGCGTGCAGTTCACCGTCGACTCCAGCGGCAAGCTCTCCACCTCGCTCAACGGCACCGCCGTCGCGGGCCTCCAGGTGGACGGCACCCCGACGCCGGACATCGACGACCAGTGGCTGCGCAAGACCTGGCGCCCGACCCTGACGGACCTGCGCCTGGGCTGGGAGAGCTACGGCGACGGCGCGGACACCCTCTGGTACGACGACGTCGCGATCGGGTCCTCCCCGATCCGCTGCTGACCCGTCGTCCCCGGCGGTGGCGACGCCGCCGCCGGGGACAGCAGGTCGTCGTCCCACCACCAGGCCACCGACGGGTAGGGCAGGGGAGCGGGGTCGTCGTCCAGCGGCCCGTCGGTGTAGGCGGGCCGCACGCCCTCCGGCAGGTGGCGGGCGGCCAGGCACCCCCACTCGACGGTGCCGGCGAGCGTGCGGCCGATGTCGTCCACGTACCGGGCCAGCGCCGGGTCGGCCCACGACAGCACCTGCTCGCGCACGGCGAGGAACCGGAGCACCAGCCGGTCGCGCAGCGCCACCCCGGCGCGCACGGCCTCCTCGGGCGAGCAGCCGCGCTCGCGCTCGATGACGGCGAACAGGTTGTGCACCTCGTGCCGCCGGACCTCGCGGGCGTAGGAGTACCGGTCGTTGTCCAGCCCGCCGATCGTGCCCGCCATCTCGGCCAGCGCCGCCACCGCGGGCAGCTCCAGCCACTCGGTGGGCAGCGGCGCGTCGCGCGCGAGCTGCAACCAGTGCGAGACCAGCTCGGCACCCCCGGTCCGCCGGCGCAGGACGAGGTAGTTCGACGTGTCGAACCGCCTGCCCCGCGCGTCGACCGCGGCCTGCCACTGCATGCCCGACAGGGTCGTCCGCAGCGCCTGCCCCATCCGGTTGACCACCGACACGTCGGCGAGGGCGCGGAACCGGCGGCCGAGGTCGCGCATCGCCTCCGGGAAGGGCGAGCCGAACCGCCAGTCCGGGTGCTCGAACGCGCGCTCGGCCTGGTGGCAGACGAGCGTGAGGGTGACCGGGTCGGAGGGCATCGGGGAGGTGTCGCAGTAGGCGTCGTCGAACGCGAACAGCCAGTGCACCCAGCAGGTCGCCGCCACCAGCAGGTCCAGGTCGGTGGACGGCGGCAGGACCCGGCAGGTGAAGTGGGCGCACCGCGTGGCGACGGCGCGCGCCCACTCCTTCGGGGTCGGGCGGAAACCGGCGCGGTCCACCCAGTCGAGGGCCAGGCGTTCCACGGTGTCCACGGCGGGGTGCGTGGTCGGCTCGAACGGGCAGTAGAACGACAGCAGGCCGGGAGGGATCGGCGTCGTCAGGGCGGCGGTGGGCGATGCCATGGCACCAATCGTGGAGACCACCGGGGGCGACCGACAACGAGGAACAGCCGATCGTGTGGACCTCACCGGTCGTTCGGGTGCTCGTCCACAAGGTCCCGCCGGTCGCCCGCCGCGGTGTCGCCCGCCGTGAGGCCGTCGGTCGGAAGGCGGTCGGCGTCGAGGTCGGCGAGCTGGCGCCGGACGCGGTCGGCGTCGTCGTGGCGGCCCTGGTCCCGGTACAGCGCCAGCGCCTCCTCCCACACCTCGCGGGCCCGGTCGCGCTCGCCCAGGGCGGCGTGGGGGTGGCCGACTACAACGGCGCCCTCATCGGCACCGTGCAGTCGTCGTTCTTCCCGACCTACGACGACGCCCTGGTCCGCGTCACCAACACGGCCGGCTGGACCCGGGGCCCGTGGGTGGACTGCGGCACGATCACCGCCGAGCGCGTCACGGTGAACTACCGGGGCGGGTTCACCGTCCGGGACCTGACCAGGCACGACGCGTGCGTCGAGCCCGGCGACTCGGGCGGCTCGAACTACCGCGACTCCGGCACCCGCACCGCCGAGGGCGTGACCAGCGGCGCGCTGCTGTCCGCGGCCAACCGCTGCGGCCAGAACGCCACCCCGTCGTTCCCGAACGAGTCGTACTACTACCCGGCCGCGCTGAGCGTGCCGCACTACAACAGCACCCACGGCGTCACCCCGTGGTGACGTCCTGAACCGGGAGGAGCCGGGGCGCCGCCCCGGCTCCTCCCCCCGCGCGCGGCGCCGGATCGATCAGGGGGAGGCCCGGCGCCGCGCGCACGCGGCTCTCCCGGATCTCCCGGGCGCGCTCGAACAGCGGCCGCGCCTCGTCCGCGCGGTCGAGCAGGCTCAGGGCCAGGCCCAGGTTGTTCAGCCGCGCCGCGACCTCGGGGTGGTCGGGTCCGTGGCACGCCCGGCTGATGTCCAGCGCCCGCTCCAGCAGGGGCAGGGCGGCCCGGGGGCGGCCGAGGTCGCGCAGCGCGCCCGCCAGGCTGGTGAGCCGGACGGCGACCCGCGGGTGCCCGGACCCGTAGACGGCCTCGGTGATCGCCAGCGCGCGCGAGTGCAGCGGCAGGGCCTCCTTCGGCTGGCCGAGGCTGCGCAGCAGCAGGCCGAGGTCGTTCAACCGCACCGCCGTCTTGGGGTGGCCGGGCCCGTAGGCCGCCTCGGTGATCGCGAGCGCCCGCTCCAGCAGGGGCCGGGCCTCCCGCAGCGTCCTGGAGTCGGGGGAGGGGCCCAGGTCGCGCAGCACGAGCCCGAGGTTGCTCAGGGCGGTGGCCACCTCGGGGTGGTCGGCGCCGTGCGCGGCCTCGCTCGCGGCCAGGGCCCGCGCCAGCAGGCAGCGGGCGTCGTCGAGGCGGCCGATGTCGCGCATGGCCAGGCCCAGGGTGCTCAGGGCGACCGCGACGTCCGGGTGGTCGATCCCGTGGCCGGCCTCGGTGACGGCCAGCGCCCGCTCGTGCAGGGCGATCGCCTCGCGGCCGCGCCCCAGGTCGCCGAGCACCAGGCCCAGGGCGTTGAGCCGGGCCGCGACCAGGGGGTGCCCGGACCCGTACCTGGCCTCGGTGACGGCCAGGGCCCGCTCGTGCAGCGGCAGCGCCTCGTCGGGCCTGCCCAGGTCGCGCAGCACCAGGCCGAGGTTGTTCAGCGGGACCGCGACCTCGGGGTGGTGCAGCCCCAGCGCGGCCTCGCCGATCGCCAGGGCCCGCTCCAGCAGCGGCCTGGCCTCCGCGGGCCGGCCGGACTCGCTCACCGCGTTGCCGAGGTTGTTCAGCAGCCGGGCCAGCTCCGGCCGGTCGGGCCCGTGCACCTCCTCGCCCGCCCGCAGCGCCCGCCGCAGCAGCACCTCGGCGTCGGCGAGCTGGCCGGTGCGCAGCAGGTAGGTGCCCGCCTGGTCCAGCAACCGGCTGGCGGTGCGCGGGTCGGCGGCGGCGACGCCCGCCAGCACGTGGGGCAGCAGTTGCCGCCAGCGCGGCCACGTCGCGGGCGCGCCGGGCGGCAGGTCGCGCAGGGCGGCTTCGAGCAGCGCGCCGACCTCGGGCCCCGGCGTGGCGCGGGCCGCGAGCTGGATCATCCGGTGGACGACCAGGTGGTCGCCGGAGCGCTGCGCCAGCGAGTAGTCCACCAGCACGCCCACCGCGTCGCCGAAGCCGCCGTCCGGGTCCTCGGCGGCGGCGCGCAGCGGCGGCGGCAGCAGCCCGGTGTCGGCGGTGAACAGGTCGAGGGGGATCGGGTCGGGCGCGAGGTGGGCGCAGATCGCCAGCAGCCGCGCCGAGGCCGGGTGGTCGCGCTCGATCCTGCTCAGCGGCAGCTCCCACACGCGCCCGCGCACCGCGCCCGGGCGGCGGCGCAGCAGGGCCAGGTACTCGGGCACGGGCAGCCCGGTCTGGGTGAGGTAGGCGGCCGCTTGTTCCAGCGCCAGCGGCAGGTCCCCGAGCAGCCCGGCCAGCTCGGCGGCCTGCCCGGGCGTCACCGCGGGCACGCGGCGACGCAGCAGCGCCACCGAGTCGGCCCGCTGGAACGTGTCGAGCACGAGCACCGACCCGATCGCCTCGAAGCCCGCGCGCCGGGTGGTCAGCAGCACGTGACCCGGCCCGGTGGGGATGTACGGTCGCACGCCAGCCACGGTCTCGGCGTTGTCGAACACCAGCAGCCACCCGCGCCGCACGCGCAGGTGCGCCAGGACCACCGACACGGCCTCCTCGGCGCCCGCGGGCAGCGCCAGGCCCAGCGCCCGCCCCAACGCGACCAGCTGGCCCGGGATCAGCGCCGGGTCCTCGGCCGACAGCCACCACACCGCCGCGTACCGGTTCGCGCGCCGGTGGCAGAACTCGACCGCGAGCTGGGTCTTGCCGATGCCCGCCATGCCCCGGACCGTGCACACCACCACGTCCCGCCGGTCGCCGAGCAACCGGGCCAACCGCTGCCGCTCGCCGCGGCGGCCGGTGAAGTTGGGGTTGCGCAGCTCCACCTTCCACACCGGCGGGTTGGGTGTGGCGGAGCGGTCGCGCCGGACCGTGGCCCACACGGTGACCACCAGCAGGGCGAGCAAAACCGACCACGCGCCCCGCGGGTCGTCCAACCAGGAGGGCAGGGCGTCGCCGGCGGCCTCGACCACCAGGCCGGCCGCGAACGCGAGCGCGACCTCGAACGCGACCAGCCGGATCCGCGCAGGTCCCATCCCACCCCCTGACCGCCCTCTACCGGCACCCTAGCGGTGACGGTGCGTGCGCCGTCCGCGATCAGTGGGTCACGTGCCGAACGGCCCCTGGCGGGCTTGCGGTCGACCAGAGGTGCGTGAACCGTTCGCGATTTCCTACCCGAAAGAGACGTTAGTGGCCTGACCTGCGCGGCGCCGGACCCGCACTTCGGTGGTCCAGGCGGGCGTGAACCAATTCTGGAGCGGTCGTGACGGAGTGGGCCGGCTGGACCGGCACCGCCGTCCAGCCGGCCCGCCCGGGCAGCGGAATCAGAAGAGCAGCCACAACCGGTAGTAGTTGGGGTTCGAGTCCACCTGGCAGTCGTAGTCCATCGCGAAGGCGCCGGGGCCGACCGTGGCCGCGACTCCCGCCGCGAGGCATTCGATGTAGAAGAAGTAGCGCTCCGTGGGCCGCCACCTGGCCTGTGCGGTGACGTCCGGTGGAACCTGCGTCCCGTGGGCGGCGGCGCGGGCACTCACGGCGGTGACCGCGCCGGTCGTCAGGGAGCCGTCGTGGCCGCCGACACCGACCTGCCGCGAGGTTCCGGCGGATGCGGGCGAAGACAACGCCACGACGGTGAACAGCGCGGCCAGTGCCACGCCGAGCGGTTTGGTGATCGAATTCAAGGTGGGCCCTTCCGGAGCATCGGATTCGCGATCTCTCGCGAGTTGGCCACGAACGGAACGGCCTTCCCGGGTCACCTGCGTCCCCCCGTGGGTGCGAGTGGCTCGCCCTCGAAGCGGATCCGGTAGGTCCTGTCGTGGTATCGCCCACCATCGCGGCAGCCCGCTTGGAATTCGCTGAACACGCGTTGTATCGCCTGCTCCCAGCCGGTATGCAGGAGAGGGGGAGGGGGGCGCGGTGGGATCGGATCGTCACGTCGTGGTGGGGGTGCTGGGTGAGCTGGAGCTGTGGCTGGGCGGACGGCCACAACCCGTAGGGCACGCCCGCCGGCGGTCGGTGCTCGCGGTACTGGCGGTCGAGGCCAACCGGGTGGTGCCGGTGGACAGCCTGATCGACCACGTCTGGGGTGAGCGGCCGCCGGGCACGGCGCGGTCGGTGCTGCGCGTCTACCTGACCCACCTGCGCCGGGTCCTCGCCCCGACCGGGATCACGATCACCCGCAAGGGCAGCGGCTACACGCTGGCCGTCGAGGCCGACGTCGTGGACCTGCACCGCTTCCACCGACTGCTCGACCTGTCACGGGCGGCTCACGAACCACGTCAGGCCCTGTCCCTGGTCGAGGCCGCCCTGGCGCTCTGGCGGGGTGAACCGCTGGCCGAGCTGGACACCCCGTGGGCGCAGGCGGTGCGGGAGCGATCACGCCGGGAACGCGCCGAGGCCGAGGCCGACCGGATCGACTGGGCGCTGGCCTGCGGCCGGCACCGGCAACTGCTGCCGGAGCTGAGCACACGGGCAGAGGCCGAGCCGCTGGACGAGCGCGTGGCCGGACAACTGGTGCTCGCGCTGTACCGCGCCGACCGCCAAGCCGACGCCCTGGCCCACTACCAGCACACCCGACAGCGCCTGGTGGAGGAGTTGGGCGCCGATCCCGGGAGGGCACTGCAAGAGCTGCACCAGCGCGTCCTCGCCGCCGACCCGACCCTCACGCAGACCGAGCCCGCCATCACCGGCACCACCGCCGGGTCACCGGTGGTGCCCCGGCAGCTACCCGCTCCACCCCGGTGGTTCACCGGCCGCGCCGACCACCTGGCCGCGCTGGACGCCGCCCTGGAGGACCGGGGCGCGATGGTGATCTCCGCGATCGGCGGGGCGGGCGGTATCGGCAAGACGTGGCTGGCCCTGACCTGGGCCCACCGGCACCTCGACCGGTTCCCCGACGGGCAGCTGTTCGTCGACCTGCGCGGTTTCAGCCCGGACAGCGCACCCACCGACCCGGCGGTGGCGGTGCGTGGTTTCCTCGACGCCCTCGGCGTGCTCC
This portion of the Saccharothrix syringae genome encodes:
- a CDS encoding NAD(P)-dependent oxidoreductase is translated as MGPTVFVALADLLANPSARAALERQFPRIVVATERVRALDELTDLGASVDAVIVGVRERVDAALLDELPNLRVLGSVSVGTDHLDRPALDGRGVRVVTTPGVNAVSVAEHALAMILGLAKRIVPAHAAVLSGEDRAGLASPPVEVRGLRVGVLGAGATAGALVPLLKALGTEVLSWTRDPAKHPGLACADLATIFRRSDVVSVNLPLTPETRGLVGYDLLSALPRGAIVVNVARKEIVDRAGLARVLAERQDLRFAVDDFELAADGTVELVGERGLWSPHVAGVTVQALAAMQDAVATGVAEAMAG
- a CDS encoding cellulose-binding domain-containing protein; translated protein: MRNLLAAVAAVVSVAGLVVIGGNSSAGAAPVCAVDYKLNQWSNGFTANVTVTNQSAPVTSWQLTWTFPGNQAVTSGWSADVKQSGTRVTASNMPWNGSLGTGASVQFGFQANYSGTNAVPTDFAFNGVSCNGDSPTTTTTTTTSTSTSTSTSTSTTTTTTTTTTTTDQQPQDCTSAAICDGFEQQSGTPSGRWTVGAANCTGQGRVSIDSGVARSGSKSVRVDGASGYCNHIFFGTALPTSGTVHGRFYVRHTTALPTSHVTFMAMKDTADNGRDLRMGGQNSALQWNRESDDATLPAQSPQGVAQSKPLPTGQWNCVQFTVDSSGKLSTSLNGTAVAGLQVDGTPTPDIDDQWLRKTWRPTLTDLRLGWESYGDGADTLWYDDVAIGSSPIRC
- a CDS encoding D-alanine--D-alanine ligase family protein, coding for MSGLRVVVLRPAVFDPLNSWGNEECVGAVVDALTRSGVPAECRTVEDLRELDAHRGRPGLLAFPNARRLDGSESLIEALARRRIPFVGSSGPGMAVEDKSYLKRRLAAAGIPTPHGTVFDGDRAVEASTDGLRFPLVVKPVRGAESVGVAKHEDVASLRTALGRPGRFLIEEWHRHREFTVAVVGNGSALVAAPAEIVLPAGKDILDSDTKAHRITSTLVRADSRSATGAAGVALRAFDVLGLRDWARIDVVVDDDGTPYVIDVNTMPGLRREIGHPSYFPRCLAFSRGLDYDESVRALIAASALRHGLEVTPVLRAAHSKAMGR
- a CDS encoding terpene synthase family protein produces the protein MASPTAALTTPIPPGLLSFYCPFEPTTHPAVDTVERLALDWVDRAGFRPTPKEWARAVATRCAHFTCRVLPPSTDLDLLVAATCWVHWLFAFDDAYCDTSPMPSDPVTLTLVCHQAERAFEHPDWRFGSPFPEAMRDLGRRFRALADVSVVNRMGQALRTTLSGMQWQAAVDARGRRFDTSNYLVLRRRTGGAELVSHWLQLARDAPLPTEWLELPAVAALAEMAGTIGGLDNDRYSYAREVRRHEVHNLFAVIERERGCSPEEAVRAGVALRDRLVLRFLAVREQVLSWADPALARYVDDIGRTLAGTVEWGCLAARHLPEGVRPAYTDGPLDDDPAPLPYPSVAWWWDDDLLSPAAASPPPGTTGQQRIGEDPIATSSYQRVSAPSP
- a CDS encoding chymotrypsin family serine protease, whose translation is MWTSPVVRVLVHKVPPVARRGVARREAVGRKAVGVEVGELAPDAVGVVVAALVPVQRQRLLPHLAGPVALAQGGVGVADYNGALIGTVQSSFFPTYDDALVRVTNTAGWTRGPWVDCGTITAERVTVNYRGGFTVRDLTRHDACVEPGDSGGSNYRDSGTRTAEGVTSGALLSAANRCGQNATPSFPNESYYYPAALSVPHYNSTHGVTPW
- a CDS encoding phospholipase D-like domain-containing protein; this encodes MRRIQREERDLLRKLYGTESLANHLRSAATFLRKDQDNEARVLAEELVRLCGQIEGIGRALDTMTRVTRAANASLVVDRGYFTPVFLRRAVDDARRNIDFLIYRNLQFTNVDLLESMEYAAKRGVRIRILALSSRADDSVLEQASMVLPWPQADAKTLRRQLAESEERIRGIVAGWSEPARAKFEYRGYSVAPNVHFVRVDGVLRQGFIGTFSAAQPARLEDRPYLEVSAAGEPGVTLSRHFDQLWERSAARN
- the fxsT gene encoding FxSxx-COOH system tetratricopeptide repeat protein yields the protein MGPARIRLVAFEVALAFAAGLVVEAAGDALPSWLDDPRGAWSVLLALLVVTVWATVRRDRSATPNPPVWKVELRNPNFTGRRGERQRLARLLGDRRDVVVCTVRGMAGIGKTQLAVEFCHRRANRYAAVWWLSAEDPALIPGQLVALGRALGLALPAGAEEAVSVVLAHLRVRRGWLLVFDNAETVAGVRPYIPTGPGHVLLTTRRAGFEAIGSVLVLDTFQRADSVALLRRRVPAVTPGQAAELAGLLGDLPLALEQAAAYLTQTGLPVPEYLALLRRRPGAVRGRVWELPLSRIERDHPASARLLAICAHLAPDPIPLDLFTADTGLLPPPLRAAAEDPDGGFGDAVGVLVDYSLAQRSGDHLVVHRMIQLAARATPGPEVGALLEAALRDLPPGAPATWPRWRQLLPHVLAGVAAADPRTASRLLDQAGTYLLRTGQLADAEVLLRRALRAGEEVHGPDRPELARLLNNLGNAVSESGRPAEARPLLERALAIGEAALGLHHPEVAVPLNNLGLVLRDLGRPDEALPLHERALAVTEARYGSGHPLVAARLNALGLVLGDLGRGREAIALHERALAVTEAGHGIDHPDVAVALSTLGLAMRDIGRLDDARCLLARALAASEAAHGADHPEVATALSNLGLVLRDLGPSPDSRTLREARPLLERALAITEAAYGPGHPKTAVRLNDLGLLLRSLGQPKEALPLHSRALAITEAVYGSGHPRVAVRLTSLAGALRDLGRPRAALPLLERALDISRACHGPDHPEVAARLNNLGLALSLLDRADEARPLFERAREIRESRVRAAPGLPLIDPAPRAGGGAGAAPRLLPVQDVTTG